A section of the Primulina eburnea isolate SZY01 chromosome 1, ASM2296580v1, whole genome shotgun sequence genome encodes:
- the LOC140812740 gene encoding monothiol glutaredoxin-S11-like, with the protein MEKVLKLASEKGILIFSKSTCCLCYAVQMLFQDLGAKYHVHNIDHDAEGKEIEKALLRMGYNGPVPAVFIGGKLVGSTNEVMSLHLSGSLMPLLKPYRG; encoded by the coding sequence ATGGAGAAGGTGCTGAAACTTGCATCAGAAAAGGGCATCTTGATCTTCAGCAAAAGCACATGCTGCCTTTGCTATGCAGTTCAGATGCTTTTCCAAGATCTCGGGGCAAAGTATCACGTTCATAACATCGACCACGATGCCGAAGGGAAAGAAATAGAGAAGGCCTTGCTGAGGATGGGGTACAACGGCCCCGTGCCAGCCGTTTTCATAGGAGGAAAGCTGGTGGGATCGACCAATGAAGTCATGTCCCTCCATCTGAGTGGCTCCTTGATGCCCCTCCTCAAGCCATACAGGGGTTAG
- the LOC140832171 gene encoding membrane-anchored ubiquitin-fold protein 3-like, producing MAEAEKQLELKFRIFDGTDIGHGTYSQSITAATLKQRLLSQWPRDKSIIPKSVNDMKLIHAGKFLENGKTLTESKVLVGDLSGGVITMHVVVQPPVTMRKIDKKQAKKQKQGLCSCTIL from the exons ATGGCTGAAGCAGAAAAGCAGCTTGAACTTAAGTTCAGAATCTTTGATGGGACGGATATTGGTCATGGAACCTACTCACAGTCCATTACTGCTGCTACTCTTAAACAGAGACTTCTTTCTCAGTGGCCTCGAG ATAAATCTATCATACCAAAGTCAGTGAATGATATGAAATTAATACACGCTGGAAAATTTTTGGAGAATGGAAAGACACTGACCGAGTCTAAAGTACTGGTTGGTGACCTTTCTGGAGGAGTTATTACTATGCATGTGGTTGTACAGCCTCCCGTCACCATGCGAAAGATAG ATAAAAAGCAGGCGAAGAAACAGAAACAAGGCTTGTGTTCTTGCACGATTCTCTGA
- the LOC140814358 gene encoding uncharacterized protein — MARRSKFSIEFTPNYGWMREPTLVTIKLYYNGSMETNRNRKMYKGGSTGFFDFVDMDKIGLIELWGYAKEVGCLDKDRFRFWHKIGKSLTDGRYLESDADVVDFRNHVPKNYEVEIYIEHNERVSINQIDASSVLEKPNEVQPNTRVGMNGEDDVEFNDSEYDFEEEENYKGKGKNLVIDGAISNDLFERMQGDEGDDDCAEIDELESAFDSEEEASQKFQMYEHSENPDLKLGMIFDSKKEAKFAIESHCIRRGMVVNFVKNDKSRLRGVCKNEGCKWVIHVSPMSKDSCWQIKTFESEHKNCYWNVKNKNIKSSWLGETFMNKLKSNPKLGTKEFREEVKSTLNVALTYKQAYLGRKKALKLVDGSIAEQFSRIRNYCAELKRSDEDASVILKLIDEDDGPRFQRMYVCFSACKQGFKESCRPVVGVYGCFLKTKSGGQLLTAVGLDPNDNIFPIAYALVEGETKDSWMWFLRLLDNDIGFENQDGWTFMSDTQKGLIPAFENLFPNAENRFCVRHLYTNMKYDGFRGVAIKNALWAAARATRVEEFKRRMEDLKKINHDAYIWLAKKPEQHWSKAYISTIPKCDILLNNMCECFNSMILDAREKPIISMFETIRNLLMGRFQTNREKAEKWDGVMCPKIKVILAKNSKEAAALTPLMADETHFHITGLHQQHSVDLCRMSCSCRKWDLTGIPCPHAVCAIWCRQENPEAYVHRFYSVLKYKQWYSRSIMPINGPALWPECHVVPPLPPMYKDKVGRPAKLRRRQPDEVPASRQSKLKGVKRNNKCRTCGGFGHNQRSCNISKASGEAETQENNEMDRGETETPQNYNEIDIGDLQSAPQTCNEAELGATTQGDALSDENERFISNKSAERAETTFKRRKKQQVIRQRATGVTISGSSNNISSVNWMTEGKKHQHNQSELVVEEVKVDEIISCWILMVVELDVAVMKFVFFFPGITGFVSSCISLVMVPLKYTSTFIH, encoded by the exons ATGGCTCGAAGAAGTAAATTTTCAATTGAATTCACCCCGAATTACg GCTGGATGCGAGAACCCACTCTTGTTACAATTAAATTGTACTACAATGGTTCAATGGAAACCAATCGCAATAGGAAAATGTACAAAGGTGGGAGTACTGGATTCTTTGATTTTGTGGACATGGATAAGATAGGCTTGATTGAACTATGGGGTTATGCTAAGGAAGTAGGATGTCTGGACAAAGATAGGTTCAGATTTTGGCACAAAATCGGTAAATCTTTGACCGATGGTAGATATTTGGAAAGTGATGCTGATGTGGTTGATTTTAGGAACCATGTCCCCAAAAACTATGAAGTCGAAATTTATATTGAACATAATGAACGTGTTTCAATAAATCAGATAGATGCATCAAGTGTTTTGGAGAAACCGAATGAAGTTCAACCGAATACAAGGGTTGGAATGAAtggtgaagatgatgtagaattTAACGATAGTGAATATGAtttcgaagaagaagaaaattatAAGGGAAAGGGGAAAAATTTAGTCATTGATGGTGCTATTTCAAATGATTTGTTTGAGAGAATGCAAGGTGATGAAGGAGATGATGATTGTGCAGAAATTGATGAGTTAGAGAGTGCATTTGATTCTGAAGAGGAAGCTTCACAGAAATTCCAAATGTATGAACATTCGGAAAATCCTGATTTGAAGCTTGGAATGATATTTGATTCAAAAAAAGAGGCAAAGTTTGCAATAGAAAGTCATTGTATTAGACGAGGGATGGTAGTTAACTTTGTGAAGAATGACAAAAGTAGGCTTCGAGGTGTGTGCAAAAATGAAGGATGTAAATGGGTTATTCATGTGTCACCAATGAGTAAGGACAGTTGCTGGCAGATAAAAACTTTTGAATCCGAGCACAAAAACTGCTATTGGAATGTTAAGAACAAAAACATCAAGTCAAGCTGGTTAGGTGAAACTTTCATGAATAAATTGAAATCAAATCCCAAGTTAGGTACCAAAGAGTTTAGGGAAGAGGTTAAATCTACTTTGAATGTGGCCCTCACATATAAACAAGCTTATTTGGGTCGGAAAAAAGCGTTGAAGCTAGTTGATGGTAGCATAGCGGAACAATTTAGCCGAATAAGAAATTATTGTGCTGAACTGAAAAGGTCCGACGAAGATGCTTCTGTCATTCTGAAACTGATTGATGAAGATGATGGGCCAAGATTTCAGAGGATGTATGTGTGCTTTTCGGCCTGTAAACAAGGCTTTAAAGAGTCTTGTAGACCTGTGGTTGGAGTTTATGGATGTTTTTTGAAAACCAAAAGCGGTGGACAGTTGTTGACGGCAGTTGGACTAGATCCAAATGACAACATTTTTCCTATTGCTTATGCATTGGTTGAAGGAGAGACAAAGGATAGTTGGATGTGGTTTCTGCGGTTGTTGGATAACGATATTGGCTTTGAGAATCAAGATGGTTGGACCTTCATGTCTGATACGCAAAAAGGCTTGATTCCTGCATTtgagaatttgtttccaaacgCTGAAAATAGATTTTGTGTTAGGCATCTGTACACCAACATGAAATATGATGGATTCAGAGGTGTGGCGATAAAAAATGCTCTTTGGGCTGCGGCTAGGGCGACAAGAGTCGAAGAGTTCAAAAGGCGTATGGAAGACTTGAAGAAGATTAATCATGATGCTTACATATGGTTGGCAAAAAAACCTGAACAACACTGGTCCAAGGCTTACATTAGCACAATTCCAAAATGTGATATACTTCTTAACAACATGTGTGAGTGTTTCAACAGCATGATTTTAGATGCAAGAGAAAAACCAATCATCTCAATGTTTGAAACAATAAGAAATTTGTTGATGGGCAGGTTTCAAACCAACAGAGAGAAGGCCGAGAAATGGGATGGTGTGATGTGTCCGAAAATAAAAGTTATCTTGGCAAAGAATAGCAAGGAAGCAGCTGCTCTTACTCCTTTGATGGCTGATGAGACACATTTTCATATCACAGGCTTACACCAGCAGCACTCTGTTGACCTGTGTAGGATGAGTTGTAGTTGTAGGAAATGGGATTTGACTGGAATTCCATGTCCACATGCTGTTTGTGCTATTTGGTGTAGGCAAGAGAACCCGGAAGCTTATGTACACCGTTTTTACAGTGTTTTGAAATACAAGCAGTGGTACTCGCGATCCATCATGCCCATTAATGGACCAGCCCTGTGGCCTGAATGCCACGTAGTCCCTCCATTACCACCAATGTATAAAGACAAAGTTGGTAGGCCAGCAAAGTTGAGAAGGCGACAACCTGATGAAGTTCCAGCTTCAAGACAATCAAAGCTGAAAGGTGTGAAACGAAACAACAAATGTCGGACATGTGGTGGGTTTGGACACAATCAAAGGAGTTGCAACATATCTAAAGCAAGTGGTGAAGCCGAGACACAAGAAAACAATGAAATGGACAGAGGTGAAACCGAAACACCACAAAATTACAACGAAATAGATATAG GTGACTTACAATCTGCACCACAAACATGCAATGAAGCCGAGCTTGGTGCGACTACACAAGGCGACGCACTGTCAGATGAAAACGAAAGATTCATATCCAACAAAAGCGCAGAACGTGCTGAGACAACATTCAAAAGAAGGAAAAAACAGCAG GTAATACGACAACGAGCAACTGGAGTAACAATTAGTGGCAGCTCCAACAATATCTCATCTGTTAAT TGGATGACCGAAGGAAAAAAACATCAACATAACCAATCGGAACTGGTGGTTGAAGAAGTAAAAGTTGATGAAA TTATTTCTTGTTGGATTTTAATGGTTGTGGAATTGGATGTTGCGGTTATGAAATTTGTCTTCTTTTTCCCTGGAATTACTGGCTTTGTATCTTCCTGCATCTCCCTTGTAATG GTTCCATTGAAATATACTTCCACTTTTATACATTAG